One genomic segment of Ferrimonas sp. YFM includes these proteins:
- a CDS encoding GGDEF domain-containing protein produces the protein MLIRTVQGALPVLLCSLILLLPQLLAGSHPAIMNLVTVLPWLLLCAAWLVSRLYAQPKVSFILLVSLVAYSILELYLQQLLPFGHNELMLWLLCLMVPPLIITFELVPDLMAGESNNWKCYLLLASVLALGAVLLVEIPATSEQLLSSLPGLDLGDPPLAGLILLVTSMTVPLAMLFQRRESVDMAALMALLVLGFGVCGFKVESMPEVAFSAMGVFTILLLLLHSYRLAFFDTLTGLRNRRSLESMLNDLPRGFHLAMADVDHFKQFNDTYGHEVGDEVLRLVAQLLDEVEGGGKVYRLGGEEFVIVFRSRTRGCCANALENVRRKVASYPFRIRRPLNQPVDHDKQERVEQITVSLGLVQQSIDDRHLDDVLRRADAALYRAKNRGRNCLVVDNGRPFPWTIIGRGHTLP, from the coding sequence ATGTTGATACGGACGGTGCAGGGCGCCTTGCCGGTGCTGCTCTGCTCCCTGATACTGCTGCTGCCCCAACTGCTGGCAGGGTCTCATCCCGCCATCATGAATCTGGTCACGGTCCTGCCGTGGCTGCTGTTGTGCGCCGCCTGGCTGGTGAGCCGCCTCTATGCCCAACCCAAGGTCAGTTTCATTCTGCTGGTGTCCCTGGTGGCCTACAGCATCCTTGAACTCTATCTGCAGCAGCTGCTGCCCTTTGGCCACAACGAGCTGATGTTGTGGCTGCTGTGCCTGATGGTGCCGCCGCTGATCATCACCTTCGAGCTGGTGCCCGACCTGATGGCTGGGGAGTCCAACAACTGGAAGTGTTACCTGTTGCTGGCGTCGGTGCTGGCCCTGGGGGCGGTGCTGCTGGTGGAGATCCCGGCGACCTCAGAGCAGCTGCTGTCGAGCCTGCCCGGACTGGATCTGGGCGACCCGCCTCTGGCCGGATTGATTTTGCTGGTGACCAGCATGACGGTGCCCCTGGCCATGCTGTTTCAGCGGCGGGAGAGCGTGGACATGGCGGCGCTGATGGCGCTGCTGGTGCTCGGGTTTGGGGTGTGCGGCTTCAAGGTGGAGAGCATGCCTGAGGTGGCGTTCTCGGCCATGGGGGTGTTCACCATTTTGCTGTTGCTGCTGCACAGCTATCGTCTGGCCTTCTTCGATACCCTAACCGGGCTGCGCAACCGGCGCAGCCTGGAGTCCATGCTCAACGATCTGCCCAGGGGGTTTCATCTGGCCATGGCAGACGTGGATCATTTCAAGCAGTTTAACGATACCTATGGCCACGAAGTGGGTGATGAGGTGCTCAGGCTGGTGGCCCAGCTGCTGGATGAGGTAGAGGGCGGCGGCAAGGTGTATCGCCTGGGCGGGGAGGAGTTCGTCATCGTATTCCGTTCGCGCACCCGGGGGTGCTGCGCCAACGCCCTGGAGAATGTACGCCGCAAGGTGGCCAGCTACCCCTTCCGCATTCGTCGCCCCCTGAACCAGCCCGTCGATCACGACAAGCAGGAGCGGGTCGAACAGATCACCGTGTCATTGGGACTGGTGCAGCAGAGCATCGATGACCGCCACCTGGATGACGTTCTTCGCCGGGCCGATGCCGCCCTGTACCGGGCTAAGAATCGGGGGCGCAACTGCCTGGTGGTGGACAATGGTCGGCCATTTCCCTGGACCATCATAGGGCGGGGCCACACCCTGCCTTAG
- the parM gene encoding plasmid segregation protein ParM domain-containing protein has translation MPQAKMKFAIDDGSTNVKISWIEGGLVRSITSPNSFRKEWKSAALLSDKKVFNYQVGSTKYTYDATSDKALSTTHVAFQYDDLNLLSVHHALLQTGIEPCPVSILVTLPITEYYNADDCQKNEENIARKKANLMRKISLNKGQLFEIVDVQVLPESLPAVLTTLMDSGVNQYTKSLVIDCGGTTLDMGVIVGEFDDVSAVYGNADIGVSMVTNATRKALAAADSDASYLVANELIKRRHDRDFVGDVINDLSKLDWVLGKIDEKIAELGSAVAYEAKTFARNPNRIYLVGGGATLIEPAIREAYPSLGEKIVLVPEPQEALSREICCYHAAEPQTAEAV, from the coding sequence ATGCCACAGGCCAAGATGAAGTTCGCCATCGACGATGGCTCCACCAACGTAAAAATCAGCTGGATCGAAGGTGGTCTGGTGCGCAGCATCACCTCCCCCAACTCCTTCCGTAAGGAGTGGAAGAGCGCCGCGCTGCTGAGCGACAAGAAGGTGTTCAACTACCAGGTGGGCAGCACCAAGTACACCTACGACGCCACCTCGGACAAGGCACTGTCCACTACCCACGTGGCCTTCCAGTACGACGACCTGAACCTGCTGTCTGTGCACCACGCCCTGCTGCAGACCGGCATCGAGCCCTGCCCGGTCTCCATCCTGGTAACCCTGCCCATCACCGAGTACTACAACGCCGACGACTGCCAGAAGAACGAAGAGAACATCGCCCGCAAGAAGGCCAACCTGATGCGGAAGATCAGTCTCAACAAGGGCCAGCTGTTCGAGATTGTCGACGTCCAGGTGCTGCCGGAGAGCCTGCCTGCGGTACTGACCACCCTGATGGACTCCGGCGTCAACCAGTACACCAAATCCCTGGTGATCGACTGCGGCGGCACCACCCTGGACATGGGGGTGATCGTCGGTGAGTTTGACGATGTCTCCGCCGTCTACGGCAATGCCGACATCGGCGTATCCATGGTCACCAACGCCACCCGCAAGGCCCTGGCTGCCGCCGACAGCGACGCCAGCTATCTGGTGGCCAACGAACTGATCAAACGCCGCCACGACCGCGATTTTGTTGGTGACGTCATCAATGACCTGTCCAAGCTGGACTGGGTGCTGGGCAAGATTGACGAGAAGATCGCCGAACTGGGCAGCGCCGTGGCTTACGAGGCCAAAACCTTCGCCCGCAACCCCAACCGCATCTATCTGGTGGGCGGTGGCGCCACCCTCATCGAGCCGGCGATCCGCGAAGCCTACCCCAGCCTGGGCGAGAAGATTGTACTGGTGCCCGAGCCCCAGGAAGCCCTGAGCCGGGAGATCTGCTGCTACCACGCCGCCGAGCCACAAACCGCCGAAGCCGTCTGA
- a CDS encoding IS110 family transposase translates to MSIKAIGIDLAKSVFQVCVLLEDGSILWNRKVKREKLLHTLLEFPTGTLVAMESCARSHYWGRQLQQAGYQVKLIPAQHVKPMVSAQKNDANDALAICEAAFRPKLHPVPIKTIEQQDIKALRCVRQRMVEYRTALACQIRGLAGEYGVNFSTGIKLLRNQLPESVEDGDNGLSFVMRGLLLRIERELKALDEEIKAIEQEIHQLCKQQPRYQILQSIPGFGPIVAAAFVSEVGDGRQFSNGRQLAAWCGLVPKQHSTGGKTRLGSITKAGNKQLRVLLIHGARAVFAHVAKRDDRLGRWLSNLIARRGKCKAIVALANKLARIAWSMTVSGNQFELTHAFTVSK, encoded by the coding sequence ATGTCTATTAAAGCCATTGGAATTGATTTAGCCAAGAGTGTTTTTCAGGTTTGCGTTCTGTTGGAGGATGGCTCCATCCTTTGGAACCGCAAGGTCAAAAGAGAAAAGCTGCTTCACACACTCCTTGAATTTCCAACGGGTACACTAGTGGCCATGGAGTCTTGTGCTCGCTCTCACTATTGGGGAAGGCAGCTTCAGCAGGCTGGTTACCAGGTGAAGCTCATCCCCGCACAACACGTAAAACCCATGGTGTCTGCGCAAAAGAACGATGCCAACGATGCATTGGCCATTTGCGAGGCAGCCTTCCGGCCTAAGCTGCATCCCGTCCCCATAAAGACCATTGAGCAGCAAGACATTAAGGCTCTGCGTTGCGTCCGGCAGAGAATGGTCGAATACAGAACGGCTCTGGCCTGTCAGATACGCGGCTTGGCAGGGGAATATGGCGTTAACTTCAGTACCGGGATAAAGCTGCTGAGAAATCAGTTACCCGAATCCGTTGAAGATGGCGATAACGGTCTGAGCTTTGTCATGCGGGGGCTGTTGCTGCGGATAGAGCGGGAGCTCAAAGCTCTGGATGAGGAAATCAAAGCCATAGAGCAGGAGATTCATCAGCTGTGCAAACAGCAGCCGCGCTACCAAATTTTGCAGAGCATTCCGGGGTTCGGCCCCATTGTCGCGGCGGCTTTCGTCAGTGAAGTGGGTGACGGTCGGCAGTTTTCTAATGGCCGTCAACTGGCGGCTTGGTGTGGCTTGGTTCCAAAGCAGCACAGCACTGGAGGCAAAACTAGATTGGGCAGCATCACCAAGGCAGGAAACAAGCAACTACGAGTGCTGTTAATTCACGGGGCAAGAGCGGTCTTCGCTCATGTGGCCAAACGAGATGACAGGCTGGGGAGATGGCTGAGCAACCTGATAGCGCGTCGGGGCAAGTGCAAGGCAATCGTGGCCCTGGCCAATAAATTGGCCCGGATTGCCTGGAGCATGACGGTCAGCGGAAACCAATTCGAGTTGACCCACGCTTTCACAGTTTCTAAATAA
- a CDS encoding valine--tRNA ligase: protein MDKTYNPNAIEQRHYQRWENAGYFKPHGDTSKDAYSIMIPPPNVTGSLHMGHAFQDTIMDTMIRYQRMQGKNTLWQVGTDHAGIATQMVVERKLAAQGITRQELGRETFIDKVWEWKAESGGTITQQLRRLGASVDWDRERFTMDEGLSKAVQEVFVRLYEDDLIYRGKRLVNWDPKLHTAISDLEVENKEKKGFMWHFRYPLADGVQTADGKDYIVVATTRPETMLGDTGVAVNPEDPRYKNLIGKEIILPIVNRRIPIVADEHADMEKGTGCVKITPAHDFNDYEVGKRNKLPMINILTFNGDIRDAAEVFDFNGEASDVYTTELPEKYHGLERFKARKAVVAEFEELGLLEEIKDHVLQVPYGDRGGVVIEPMLTDQWYVRAAPLAKTATEAVENGDIKFVPQQYENMYFSWMRDIQDWCISRQLWWGHRIPAWYDESGKVYVGRTEDEVRAANGLAADVALRQDDDVLDTWFSSALWTFSTLGWPDNLEDLKTFHPTDVLVTGFDIIFFWVARMIMMTMHFIKDEDGKPQVPFKTVYVTGLIRDENGDKMSKSKGNVLDPLDMIDGIDLESLVEKRTGNMMQPQLAAKIEKSTRKQFPDGIAPHGTDALRFTLAAMASTGRDINWDMNRLEGYRNFANKLWNASRFVLMNTEEHDCGFGGGEMELSLADRWILAQYNDTVKNIREAMEGYRFDMAANIAYEFTWNQFCDWYLELTKPVLQSGSDAQQRGTRHTLMTVLEGMLRMLHPLMPYITEEIWLTVSKLMGIEADTIMLREFPSFDASLVNEEAHADLEWVKQFIVAVRNIRGELNVAPSKPLNVLLKNASAQDLARIDTNSTFLTKLANLESITELSGDAPMCTTQLIGEMELLIPMAGLIDVEAEMARIDKQIAKLAQDAERVEKKLSNQGFLAKAPEAVVAKEQAKLDEAKRDIAKLEEQKQQLSAL, encoded by the coding sequence ATGGATAAGACTTACAACCCCAACGCCATCGAACAGCGCCACTATCAGCGTTGGGAGAATGCCGGGTACTTCAAGCCCCACGGCGACACCAGCAAAGACGCCTACAGCATCATGATCCCGCCGCCGAACGTCACCGGCAGCCTGCACATGGGCCACGCGTTCCAAGACACCATCATGGACACCATGATCCGCTACCAGCGGATGCAGGGCAAAAACACCCTGTGGCAGGTGGGTACCGACCACGCCGGTATCGCCACCCAGATGGTGGTCGAGCGCAAACTGGCCGCTCAGGGGATCACCCGTCAGGAACTGGGCCGTGAAACCTTCATTGACAAGGTGTGGGAATGGAAAGCCGAGTCCGGCGGTACCATCACCCAGCAGCTGCGTCGCCTGGGCGCGTCCGTAGACTGGGACCGTGAGCGCTTCACCATGGATGAAGGCCTGTCCAAGGCGGTTCAGGAGGTGTTTGTACGCCTGTACGAAGATGACCTGATCTACCGCGGCAAGCGCCTGGTGAACTGGGATCCCAAGCTGCACACCGCCATCTCCGATCTCGAAGTAGAGAACAAGGAGAAGAAGGGCTTCATGTGGCACTTCCGCTACCCTCTGGCGGATGGCGTTCAGACCGCCGACGGCAAAGATTACATCGTGGTGGCCACCACCCGTCCGGAAACCATGCTGGGCGACACCGGCGTGGCGGTAAACCCGGAAGACCCTCGCTACAAAAATCTGATTGGCAAAGAGATCATCCTGCCTATCGTTAATCGTCGCATCCCCATCGTCGCCGACGAGCACGCCGACATGGAGAAGGGCACCGGTTGTGTGAAGATCACCCCGGCCCACGACTTCAACGATTACGAAGTGGGTAAACGCAACAAGCTGCCGATGATCAACATCCTGACCTTCAATGGCGACATCCGTGACGCCGCCGAAGTGTTCGACTTCAACGGTGAAGCCTCCGACGTCTACACCACCGAGCTGCCCGAGAAATACCACGGCCTGGAGCGCTTCAAGGCGCGTAAAGCCGTAGTGGCCGAATTCGAAGAGCTGGGTCTGCTGGAAGAGATCAAAGACCACGTGCTGCAGGTGCCTTACGGCGACCGTGGCGGCGTGGTGATCGAGCCGATGCTGACCGACCAGTGGTACGTGCGCGCCGCCCCTCTGGCCAAGACCGCCACCGAAGCCGTTGAAAACGGCGACATCAAGTTCGTGCCTCAGCAGTACGAGAACATGTACTTCAGCTGGATGCGCGACATCCAGGACTGGTGCATCTCCCGTCAGCTGTGGTGGGGTCACCGCATCCCGGCTTGGTACGACGAGTCTGGCAAGGTCTACGTAGGCCGCACCGAAGACGAAGTGCGCGCCGCCAATGGCCTGGCCGCCGACGTGGCCCTGCGCCAGGACGACGACGTACTGGACACCTGGTTCTCCTCCGCCCTGTGGACCTTCTCCACCCTGGGCTGGCCGGACAACCTGGAAGATCTGAAGACCTTCCACCCCACCGACGTGCTGGTAACCGGTTTCGACATCATCTTCTTCTGGGTTGCCCGGATGATCATGATGACCATGCACTTCATCAAGGACGAAGACGGCAAGCCACAGGTTCCGTTCAAGACCGTGTACGTGACCGGCCTGATTCGTGACGAAAACGGCGACAAGATGTCCAAGTCCAAGGGTAACGTGTTGGACCCTCTGGATATGATCGACGGCATCGACCTGGAATCCCTGGTTGAGAAGCGCACCGGCAACATGATGCAGCCGCAGCTGGCCGCCAAGATCGAGAAATCCACTCGCAAGCAGTTCCCGGATGGCATCGCCCCACACGGCACCGACGCCCTGCGTTTCACCCTGGCAGCCATGGCCTCCACCGGTCGTGACATCAACTGGGATATGAACCGCCTGGAGGGTTACCGCAACTTCGCCAACAAGCTGTGGAACGCCAGCCGATTCGTACTGATGAACACCGAAGAGCACGACTGTGGCTTTGGCGGTGGCGAGATGGAGCTGTCCCTGGCGGATCGCTGGATCCTGGCCCAGTACAACGACACCGTGAAGAACATCCGTGAAGCGATGGAAGGCTACCGTTTCGACATGGCCGCCAACATCGCCTACGAGTTCACCTGGAACCAGTTCTGTGATTGGTACCTGGAGCTGACCAAGCCGGTTCTGCAATCTGGCAGCGACGCCCAGCAGCGCGGTACCCGCCACACCCTGATGACCGTGCTGGAAGGGATGCTGCGCATGCTGCACCCGCTGATGCCTTACATCACCGAAGAGATCTGGCTGACCGTTTCCAAGCTGATGGGCATCGAAGCCGATACCATCATGCTGCGTGAGTTCCCAAGCTTCGATGCTTCTCTGGTGAACGAAGAGGCTCACGCCGATCTGGAGTGGGTGAAGCAGTTCATCGTCGCGGTGCGTAACATCCGCGGTGAGCTGAACGTGGCGCCATCCAAGCCACTGAACGTGCTGCTGAAGAACGCCTCCGCTCAGGATCTGGCTCGCATCGACACCAACAGCACCTTCCTCACCAAGCTGGCCAACCTGGAGTCCATCACCGAGCTGTCTGGCGACGCGCCCATGTGCACCACCCAGCTGATTGGTGAGATGGAGCTGCTGATCCCCATGGCCGGCCTGATCGACGTGGAAGCCGAAATGGCCCGTATCGACAAGCAGATCGCCAAGCTGGCTCAGGACGCCGAGCGTGTTGAGAAGAAGCTCTCCAACCAGGGCTTCCTGGCCAAGGCCCCCGAGGCCGTTGTCGCCAAGGAGCAAGCCAAGCTGGATGAAGCCAAGCGCGACATCGCCAAGCTGGAAGAGCAGAAGCAACAGCTCAGCGCTCTGTAA
- a CDS encoding DNA polymerase III subunit chi: MANATFYLIDANADGALSAHLSLACQLAANCYRQGKPVYLHCEDQAQAEQMDETLWQFDADRFVPHNLVGEGPRGGAPVEIGHNGQFSSKKRPVLINLAAKAPQFAVEFAQIFDFVPAADDAKALARERYRAYRQMGVELTTHDLAAQPL, translated from the coding sequence ATGGCCAACGCCACCTTCTATCTCATCGATGCCAACGCCGACGGTGCCCTGAGCGCCCACCTGAGCCTGGCCTGCCAGCTGGCAGCCAACTGCTACCGGCAAGGCAAACCTGTCTACCTCCACTGCGAGGACCAGGCCCAGGCAGAGCAGATGGATGAGACCCTGTGGCAGTTCGATGCCGATCGCTTCGTCCCCCACAACCTGGTGGGAGAGGGTCCCCGGGGTGGTGCCCCGGTGGAAATTGGCCATAATGGCCAGTTCAGCTCAAAAAAACGGCCGGTTTTAATCAACCTGGCCGCCAAAGCGCCCCAATTTGCGGTAGAATTTGCGCAAATTTTCGATTTTGTCCCGGCTGCCGACGATGCCAAGGCCCTGGCCCGTGAGCGTTACCGCGCTTACCGCCAGATGGGGGTGGAACTGACCACCCATGACCTGGCTGCGCAGCCGCTTTAG
- the pepA gene encoding leucyl aminopeptidase gives MEFSVKSGSPEKQRSACIVVGVFEPRRLSAVGEQLDRISDGYISNLLRRGDLEGKPGQMLLLHHVPNVLSERVLLVGCGKERELDERQYKQIIAKTINTLNETGSMEAVCFLTELHVKGRDTYWKVRQAIETTQSTLYTFDALKSKKDETRRPLRKMVFNVPTRRELTVGEKAIAHGLGVAAGSKMCRDVANMPPNICNPAYLASQARQLAEQYDKLRVEVIGEEQMAELGMNCYLAVGRGSENESMMTVCHYQGGDEDQRPIVLVGKGLTFDSGGISLKPGEGMDEMKYDMGGAAGVLGTLKSVCELDLKANIVFVLAGCENMPDGKSYRPGDILTTMSGQTVEVLNTDAEGRLVLCDALTYVERFDPELVIDTATLTGACVIALGKHASGLLSNQNSLAHDLQHAGEQSGDRCWRLPLWEDYQEQLKSPFADMTNLGGRPAGTITAAAFLSRFTKKYSWAHLDIAGTAWESGANKGSTGRPVPLLTQFLLSRTGELDVE, from the coding sequence ATGGAGTTCAGTGTAAAAAGCGGTAGCCCAGAAAAACAGCGCAGCGCCTGCATCGTTGTAGGTGTCTTCGAACCGCGCCGCCTGTCCGCTGTAGGAGAACAACTGGATCGCATCAGCGACGGCTACATCAGCAACCTGCTGCGCCGCGGCGATCTTGAAGGAAAACCCGGTCAAATGCTGTTGCTGCACCACGTACCCAATGTGCTTTCTGAGCGGGTACTGCTGGTAGGCTGTGGCAAAGAGCGCGAGCTGGATGAGCGCCAGTACAAGCAGATCATCGCCAAGACCATCAACACCCTCAACGAGACCGGTTCCATGGAAGCGGTGTGCTTCCTGACCGAACTGCACGTTAAGGGTCGCGACACCTACTGGAAGGTGCGCCAGGCAATTGAGACCACCCAATCCACCCTGTACACCTTCGATGCGCTCAAGAGCAAGAAAGACGAGACCCGTCGCCCTCTGCGCAAGATGGTGTTCAACGTGCCCACCCGTCGCGAGCTGACCGTGGGTGAGAAAGCCATTGCCCATGGTCTGGGCGTGGCCGCCGGCAGCAAGATGTGCCGTGACGTGGCCAACATGCCACCGAACATCTGCAACCCCGCCTACCTGGCCAGCCAGGCGCGCCAACTGGCCGAGCAGTACGACAAGCTGCGGGTCGAGGTGATCGGCGAAGAGCAGATGGCCGAACTGGGAATGAACTGCTACCTGGCCGTGGGCCGTGGCAGTGAGAACGAGTCGATGATGACCGTCTGCCACTACCAGGGCGGCGACGAGGACCAGCGTCCCATCGTGCTGGTGGGCAAGGGCCTGACCTTCGACTCCGGCGGCATCTCCCTCAAGCCTGGCGAAGGCATGGACGAGATGAAGTACGACATGGGCGGCGCCGCCGGCGTACTGGGTACCCTGAAGTCCGTGTGCGAGCTGGACCTCAAAGCCAACATCGTCTTCGTTCTGGCCGGCTGTGAAAACATGCCCGACGGCAAGAGCTACCGCCCCGGTGACATCCTCACCACCATGTCCGGCCAGACCGTCGAAGTGCTCAACACCGACGCCGAAGGCCGCCTGGTGCTGTGCGACGCCCTCACCTACGTGGAGCGTTTCGACCCCGAGCTGGTGATCGACACCGCCACCCTGACCGGTGCCTGTGTCATCGCCCTGGGCAAGCACGCCTCCGGCCTGCTCTCCAACCAGAACTCCCTGGCCCACGACCTGCAGCACGCCGGTGAACAGTCCGGTGACCGTTGCTGGCGTCTGCCCCTGTGGGAAGACTACCAGGAGCAGCTGAAGAGCCCCTTCGCCGACATGACCAACCTGGGTGGTCGTCCCGCCGGGACCATCACCGCCGCGGCCTTCCTGTCCCGCTTCACCAAGAAGTACAGCTGGGCCCACCTGGACATCGCCGGTACCGCCTGGGAAAGTGGCGCCAACAAGGGCTCCACCGGTCGCCCTGTGCCTCTGCTGACCCAGTTCCTGCTCTCCCGCACCGGTGAGCTGGACGTAGAATAA
- the lptF gene encoding LPS export ABC transporter permease LptF — translation MIIFRYLLKEAFRAQIAVLAVLVSIFVSQQFVRILADAAEGQLPGKLITTLVALNMPELLALILPLSLFLGILLAHGRLYADSEMTVLHAVGVSEWYVTRVTLVLALIMAIVSGFISIKVAPWAKETEYQVLEKAESEAGLAALVQGRFQQASNGKAVIYVEGLSKGKLENVFVAMLPPNDQPDSGTSIVMANGGAMVEERDGSQRLQLSEGTRYNMIAGSPESNQIGFDTYQMEIREQEVDKKRRKLSAYSMQQLLDEGTPHAWAEIHWRLAVPIAIPLLTLIAVPMARTNVRQGKFAKMMPAILMYLGYFALMMAGRKAIEDQVIPAAIGMWGIHLAALAIGVILVGKGRPTGKKIAAKLVRAK, via the coding sequence TTGATTATCTTTCGCTACTTGTTGAAGGAAGCGTTCAGAGCACAGATTGCCGTGCTGGCCGTGCTGGTTTCCATTTTCGTAAGTCAACAGTTCGTTCGCATCCTGGCGGACGCCGCCGAAGGTCAGCTTCCCGGGAAGCTGATCACCACCCTGGTGGCGCTGAATATGCCCGAACTCTTGGCGCTTATTTTGCCGCTGTCCCTGTTCCTGGGGATCCTGCTGGCACATGGCCGTCTCTACGCCGACAGTGAGATGACGGTGCTGCACGCCGTGGGGGTGTCCGAGTGGTACGTCACCCGGGTGACCCTGGTGCTGGCGCTGATCATGGCGATCGTCTCCGGCTTTATCTCCATCAAGGTGGCGCCCTGGGCCAAGGAGACGGAGTACCAGGTGCTGGAGAAGGCCGAATCTGAGGCAGGGCTGGCGGCCCTGGTGCAGGGCCGGTTCCAGCAGGCATCCAACGGTAAGGCGGTGATCTACGTGGAAGGCTTGTCCAAGGGCAAGCTGGAGAACGTGTTCGTGGCCATGCTGCCCCCCAATGATCAGCCGGACAGTGGAACCTCCATCGTGATGGCCAACGGCGGTGCCATGGTGGAGGAGCGCGACGGCTCCCAGCGACTGCAGCTGAGTGAGGGCACCCGCTACAACATGATTGCCGGCTCTCCCGAGTCCAATCAGATCGGCTTCGATACCTATCAGATGGAGATCCGCGAGCAGGAGGTGGACAAGAAGCGCCGCAAGCTGTCCGCCTACTCCATGCAGCAGCTGCTGGATGAGGGCACGCCCCACGCCTGGGCGGAGATCCACTGGCGGCTGGCGGTGCCCATCGCCATTCCCCTGCTGACCCTGATTGCGGTACCCATGGCCCGCACCAATGTGCGCCAGGGTAAGTTTGCCAAGATGATGCCGGCGATCCTGATGTACCTGGGGTACTTCGCCCTGATGATGGCCGGTCGCAAGGCCATTGAGGATCAGGTGATTCCCGCCGCCATCGGCATGTGGGGCATCCATCTGGCCGCCCTGGCCATCGGGGTGATATTGGTGGGCAAGGGCCGGCCTACGGGCAAGAAGATTGCCGCCAAGCTGGTGAGGGCCAAGTGA
- the lptG gene encoding LPS export ABC transporter permease LptG gives MKILDLYIGRTIINTSALCLLVLTGLSGLIKFVDQLRYVGRGDFDIFDVGLYVLFLVPRDIEMFFPIAAMLGALIGIGMLASSSELVVMQAAGMSKFQITLSVMKTAVPLMLTIMLVGEYVAPASEATAREMKAQKISGGNLIGGARGSWAKDGDSFVNIGTVQDTGHLQNVTIYHFDKSRNLDKVTFAKQAVFDGDAWRIIDITDTLMEEKQVTVTEREQDRWKSTLTPDKLQVVTVHPESLSISGLLDYLDYLKVNQQDPTRYQLALWRKVGQPVTVAVMMLLALSFIFGPLRSVTMGARILLGVVTGFSFYLASEIFGPMSLVANLPPFLGAFLPSMLFAGVAIYLLQRR, from the coding sequence ATCAAGATTCTTGACCTCTACATCGGCCGCACCATCATCAACACCTCGGCCCTGTGCCTGCTGGTACTGACCGGCCTGTCCGGGCTGATCAAGTTTGTCGACCAGCTGCGCTACGTGGGCCGCGGCGACTTCGACATCTTCGACGTGGGCCTCTATGTGCTGTTCCTGGTGCCCCGGGACATCGAGATGTTCTTCCCCATCGCCGCCATGCTGGGTGCCCTCATCGGCATTGGCATGCTGGCCTCCAGCTCTGAGCTGGTGGTGATGCAGGCGGCGGGGATGTCCAAATTCCAGATCACCCTGTCGGTGATGAAGACCGCGGTGCCGCTGATGCTGACCATCATGCTGGTGGGCGAGTATGTGGCACCGGCCTCCGAGGCCACCGCCCGGGAGATGAAGGCGCAGAAGATCTCCGGCGGTAACCTGATTGGCGGGGCCCGGGGCTCCTGGGCCAAGGATGGGGACAGCTTCGTGAATATTGGCACGGTGCAGGACACCGGCCATCTGCAGAACGTCACCATCTACCACTTCGATAAATCTCGCAACCTGGACAAGGTGACCTTCGCCAAGCAGGCGGTGTTTGACGGCGATGCCTGGCGCATCATCGACATCACCGACACCCTGATGGAGGAGAAGCAGGTGACGGTGACCGAGCGGGAGCAGGATCGCTGGAAGTCCACCCTGACCCCGGACAAACTGCAGGTGGTGACGGTGCACCCAGAGTCGCTGTCCATCAGCGGTCTGCTGGATTATCTGGATTACCTCAAGGTGAATCAGCAGGACCCCACCCGCTATCAGCTGGCGCTGTGGCGCAAGGTGGGGCAGCCGGTGACCGTGGCGGTGATGATGCTGCTGGCGCTCTCCTTCATCTTCGGTCCGCTGCGCAGCGTGACCATGGGGGCGCGCATCCTGTTGGGGGTGGTGACCGGCTTCAGTTTCTACCTGGCCAGCGAGATCTTCGGCCCCATGAGCCTGGTGGCCAACCTGCCGCCCTTCCTGGGGGCGTTTTTGCCCTCCATGCTGTTTGCCGGAGTGGCCATCTACCTGCTGCAGCGGCGCTAG
- a CDS encoding RDD family protein, which translates to MHPHANAPRASLKRRLATLIYDALVALAIYMAVGALFFALFGILVANGMVDTLGQEHAVDVLQHSSFWTLVNELFKLGGVMAFFCYFWQKSGQTIGMRAWRLKLQNTDGSLISWQQGLVRTLTSLFGLMTLTMLLSSDKRALHDKWSHSEMVELTLEQNRARMGS; encoded by the coding sequence ATGCATCCCCACGCCAATGCCCCCAGAGCCAGCCTGAAACGCCGCCTGGCGACCCTTATCTACGACGCCCTGGTTGCCCTTGCCATCTACATGGCCGTAGGTGCCCTGTTCTTCGCCCTGTTCGGCATCCTGGTGGCCAATGGCATGGTGGATACCTTGGGGCAGGAACACGCCGTCGACGTCCTGCAGCACAGCAGTTTCTGGACCCTGGTCAATGAGCTGTTCAAGCTGGGAGGCGTGATGGCCTTCTTCTGCTACTTCTGGCAAAAGTCTGGGCAGACCATAGGCATGCGTGCCTGGCGCCTCAAGCTGCAGAACACCGACGGCAGCCTCATCAGCTGGCAGCAGGGCCTGGTGCGCACCCTCACCTCCCTGTTCGGATTGATGACCCTGACCATGCTGCTCAGCTCGGACAAACGCGCCCTGCACGACAAGTGGAGTCACAGTGAAATGGTGGAGCTGACCCTGGAGCAAAATCGGGCTCGCATGGGCTCCTGA